The Miscanthus floridulus cultivar M001 chromosome 7, ASM1932011v1, whole genome shotgun sequence genome includes a region encoding these proteins:
- the LOC136465584 gene encoding replication protein A 70 kDa DNA-binding subunit C-like, which yields MEYTLVSQINPSRHNWTIKVRVARMWKLSSTSKWKGVTAMELVLVDEQGVGITACIGHKDLNKFAGSLVEGSSYMIKKFQVSKQARKYSPVPNPQTIYFTPWTVVEEIPTEMAAQLPLYVFNFVDFEELTYRRGSGHGLVDVIGQLAVIHPVLRSSGLNGVCVRRVVELRDLSDHLLQITLWGEHATSFEDQDLIETIDKDEPAVMVFAGVQVKQYLGATTCASGDGTKWYMNIDLPEVNAFRVSLQGRGSEVVFLPGDDDADAGLGDEAGANRKTVAELLALDPHDSNAVRFTCDAVVREIDVSNGWWYKGCNTCKRGLKATFDGFECTNCDEGKPVVVPSYKLSVIIEDSTGRVKIFLFGGVAEQVVRRTAAELVEESSSNQILLPAPLRGLVGRKYVFQVVISEQTFRTGQLCFQARRVFPDPTNYSRQETEVCSQGFIPCKESRSKDPVLLDISRTGILRQILPKIGAIIRTEGAVKVDNKKTMAWL from the exons ATGGAGTACACCTTGGTATCACAGATTAATCCATCAAGGCACAATTGGACCATCAAGGTTAGAGTTGCTAGGATGTGGAAACTATCTTCGACTTCTAAGTGGAAGGGTGTAACTGCCATGGAACTTGTTCTGGTTGATGAACAG GGCGTGGGTATTACCGCTTGCATCGGGCATAAAGACCTTAACAAATTTGCTGGTTCTTTAGTTGAAGGCAGCTCCTATATGATTAAAAAGTTCCAAGTTAGCAAGCAGGCAAGGAAGTATAGCCCTGTACCGAACCCACAGACAATTTATTTTACACCGTGGACTGTTGTAGAGGAGATACCTACAGAGATGGCCGCCCAGCTTCCCCTTTATGTTTTCAATTTTGTGGACTTTGAAGAATTAACTTATAGACGGGGGAGCGGTCATGGCCTAGTAG ATGTTATCGGGCAGCTTGCAGTCATACATCCCGTGTTGCGATCTAGTGGCCTAAATGGTGTGTGCGTGCGGCGGGTGGTGGAGCTACGTGACTTAAG CGACCATCTCTTACAAATTACATTATGGGGCGAGCATGCAACTTCGTTTGAAGACCAGGACCTTATTGAAACCATTGATAAAGATGAACCTGCTGTGATGGTTTTTGCTGGGGTGCAAGTGAAGCAATACTTAG GTGCCACAACATGTGCGAGCGGTGATGGCACTAAATGGTACATGAACATTGACCTTCCAGAAGTGAACGCTTTTCGTGTTAG TTTACAAGGAAGAGGCTCCGAAGTTGTGTTCCTGCCCGGCGATGATGATGCAGACGCGGGTTTGGGTGATGAAGCAGGCGCCAACAGGAAAACTGTTGCCGAGCTCCTAGCATTGGATCCCCACGACAGCAAT GCTGTTCGTTTCACCTGCGACGCAGTTGTAAGAGAAATAGACGTTTCCAATGGTTGGTGGTATAAAGGTTGCAATACATGCAAGCGGGGGTTGAAGGCTACTTTCGATGGCTTTGAATGCACTAACTGCGATGAGGGTAAACCAGTGGTTGTTCCCAG CTATAAGCTAAGTGTGATCATCGAGGATAGCACTGGCCGCGTGAAAATATTTCTCTTTGGAGGAGTAGCTGAACAGGTTGTCCGGCGGACTGCTGCTGAGCTTGTTGAAGAAAGCTCATCCAATCAAATTTTGCTGCCTGCACCCCTTCGCGGCCTTGTTGGTCGGAAGTACGTCTTCCAGGTGGTTATCAGTGAGCAAACGTTTAGGACTGGCCAGCTTTGCTTCCAAGCTAGGAGGGTGTTTCCCGATCCAACG AACTATTCTAGGCAAGAGACCGAGGTCTGCTCGCAGGGATTTATTCCCTGCAAAGAAAGCCGGAGCAAG GATCCAGTTTTACTTGACATATCACGCACAGGCATTCTAAGACAGATCCTTCCCAAGATAGGCGCAATTATTCGCACCGAGGGCGCAGTTAAGGTGGATAACAAGAAAACCATGGCCTGGCTGTAa
- the LOC136465585 gene encoding uncharacterized protein, whose amino-acid sequence MKARAQEAAATDAVAAKVWNTNLDAAIESLLNVEKQMRLAGDVAGTRKAVIDIVELCYKAGACKTLNDQIVLLSKRRGQLKQAITAMVQKAVDYIDLTLEIDTRIELIKTLSSVSAGKPITAMVQKAVDYIDLTLEIDTRIELIKTLSGVSAGKIYVEIERAGLIKRLTKIIEEQGQIDEAADLMQELAVVYQVETFGCMAQTGKIAFILDQEVPVGLSKNQIAFPSKLRITALQHMSASTVVRSFGTKSVLKGHIQVTQALFVPIFAAEEARSKNAPQYSAPAGSEIAALIVGDFSEEKKSPDIIVQARGGGLKRISNLHANYMALQYPILFPYGDQGFKIGIRYKRSAPLRVGARGAVTMLEYYAYRLQQRRCEATTLIRGDRLFQQYIVDAFASVEENRLRFIVRNNRNLRSEVYKGLEDALRRGDVDGSGLGKKVILPASFTGSKRYMVQNYQDAMAICRSYGPPDMFITFTCNPKWQEIADALTFVPGQRPDARPDIVSRVFRLKVAELVSGLKKGTYFGKARAVLYTIEFQKRGLPHVHILVWLEASLFNEFYEYFTDDILYSIKRVVQLATYNVPKDQLKNHVLLELDSLFVKNGGLMTDYGLPEPDRTMRSRVANRLLAEELAYDCEDLVRIHGTLVSQLNVEQKKVYDVVTQSVYRKSGQFFFVYGCGGTGKTFLWNAIISRLRSERLIVLAVASSGVASLLLPGGRTAHSRFKIPIVIDESSVCNIKRGTFLADLIAHSSLIIWDEAPMTHRHCFESLDRSMRDILGETDSSCLNNLFGGKTVVLGGDFRQVLPVVEGGSRLDTIDASITNSYLWKHVKILKLTINMRLLEMSCNGLPTDKVRAFSDWVLSIGDGTAAGSNHTDDGDSELVEIPHDILVPKLGSPIDNIIRCTYPNLDTLYSDPDYLRERAIIAPKNDTINDINNCSPFFNPRK is encoded by the exons ATGAAGGCCCGCGCACAGGAGGCGGCGGCCACCGACGCTGTGGCAGCGAAGGTATGGAACACCAACCTCGATGCGGCGATAGAGTCGCTCCTGAACGTCGAGAAGCAGatgaggctggccggcgatgtcGCCGGCACGCGGAAGGCCGTCATCGACATCGTCGAGCTCTGCTACAAGGCCGGCGCGTGCAAGACGCTCAACGACCAGATCGTTCTCCTCTCCAAGAGGAGAGGCCAGCTTAAGCAG GCCATAACTGCTATGGTTCAGAAAGCAGTTGACTACATTGATTTGACACTAGAGATTGACACACGCATCGAGCTAATCAAAACACTGAGCAGCGTCTCTGCTGGCAAA CCCATAACTGCTATGGTTCAGAAAGCAGTGGACTACATTGATTTGACACTAGAGATTGACACACGCATCGAACTAATCAAAACACTGAGCGGCGTCTCTGCTGGCAAA ATTTATGTTGAGATAGAGAGAGCAGGATTGATCAAAAGGCTTACTAAAATCATAGAGGAGCAGGGACAGATTGACGAGGCTGCTGATTTGATGCAAGAGCTTGCT GTTGTTTATCAGGTCGAAACATTTGGTTGCATGGCCCAGACAGGAAAAATTGCTTTTATTCTTGACCAG GAAGTTCCGGTGGGCCTCAGCAAAAACCAG ATTGCCTTTCCATCGAAACTTCGTATTACGGCCCTCCAGCACATGAGTGCCAGCACTGTGGTGCGCAGTTTTGGTACCAAGAGCGTGTTAAAAGGTCATATCCAGGTGACGCAGGCACTGTTCGTTCCCATCTTTGCTGCAGAGGAGGCAAG GTCCAAGAACGCGCCCCAGTATAGTGCGCCGGCAGGGTCTGAGATAGCTGCTTTGATAGTTGGGgacttttctgaggaaaaaaagAGCCCAGATATAATCGTTCAGGCTAGGGGTGGCGGCCTTAAACGAATTAGCAACCTACATGCAAACTATATGGCATTGCAGTACCCGATTTTGTTCCCTTATGGGGACCAGGGCTTCAAAATAGGAATTAGGTACAAAAGGTCAGCGCCCTTGAGGGTTGGAGCTAGAGGCGCGGTGACAATGCTTGAGTACTATGCTTATAGATTACAGCAGCGTAGATGTGAGGCAACGACGTTGATACGTGGTGACCGATTATTCCAGCAATATATTGTTGACGCCTTCGCATCCGTGGAGGAGAATAGGCTTAGGTTTATAGTTAGAAACAATAGGAACCTGAGGTCAGAGGTGTACAAGGGCCTCGAGGATGCGCTTCGCAGGGGTGATGTTGATGGCAGTGGCCTTGGTAAGAAGGTTATTTTGCCTGCTAGCTTTACAGGGAGCAAACGGTATATGGTTCAGAATTACCAGGATGCAATGGCCATCTGCCGATCATATGGGCCTCCAGATATGTTTATTACTTTTACATGTAATCCAAAGTGGCAAGAAATAGCTGATGCCCTTACATTTGTTCCAGGACAGAGGCCTGACGCTAGGCCTGATATAGTTAGTCGAGTCTTCAGGCTAAAGGTGGCCGAGCTTGTTTCTGGGTTGAAGAAAGGAACTTATTTTGGGAAGGCGCGTGCAG TGCTCTACACCATCGAGTTCCAAAAGCGTGGCCTGCCCCACGTTCATATCCTGGTTTGGCTTGAAG CCTCCCTCTTCAATGAATTCTATGAATATTTTACTGATGATATACTTTACAGCATAAAAAGGGTGGTGCAACTGGCTACCTATAATGTTCCAAAGGATCAACTAAAAAACCATGTATTGCTTGAACTGGATTCCTTGTTTGTCAAAAACGGTGGTTTAATGACTGATTATGGTTTACCAGAGCCTGATCGAACCATGCGTAGTAGAGTTGCAAATAGGCTTTTAGCTGAGGAACTAGCCTATGACTGTGAGGATCTCGTGCGAATCCATGGTACCCTCGTTAGTCAGCTGAACGTTGAACAGAAAAAGGTTTATGATGTTGTCACACAGTCGGTCTATAGGAAATCAGGACAATTTTTTTTTGTGTATGGATGCGGTGGCACCGGCAAGACATTCCTTTGGAATGCGATTATTTCGCGCCTGCGGTCCGAAAGACTTATCGTCCTCGCTGTGGCCTCATCTGGAGTTGCTTCCTTACTACTGCCTGGAGGCCGTACTGCCCATTCCCGATTTAAAATTCCTATAGTCATTGACGAGTCGTCCGTGTGCAATATTAAGAGGGGAACTTTTCTTGCCGACTTAATAGCGCATAGCTCTTTGATCATATGGGACGAGGCGCCCATGACCCACCGACATTGCTTTGAATCTTTAGATCGTAGCATGCGTGATATTCTTGGGGAGACAGACTCGTCGTGTCTTAATAACTTGTTTGGTGGTAAGACCGTGGTGCTCGGCGGAGATTTCCGCCAAGTGCTGCCTGTGGTCGAGGGCGGCAGCAGGTTAGACACCATTGATGCGTCCATAACTAACTCTTATCTATGGAAACATGTTAAGATCCTAAAGCTAACAATCAATATGCGCTTACTTGAGATGTCTTGCAATGGTTTGCCAACTGATAAGGTGAGAGCATTTAGTGATTGGGTGTTGAGTATTGGGGATGGCACTGCTGCGGGTAGTAATCATACTGATGATGGAGACTCTGAGCTGGTTGAGATACCTCATGACATCTTGGTTCCAAAACTTGGGTCCCCTATTGATAATATCATAAGATGTACCTATCCCAACTTAGACACATTGTACTCGGACCCAGACTACTTAAGGGAACGGGCTATCATTGCTCCAAAAAATGATACCATCAATGATATTAATAACTGCAGTCCTTTCTTTAATCCCAGGAAGTGA